From Rhizobium sp. BT03, one genomic window encodes:
- a CDS encoding ABC transporter substrate-binding protein: MKSISTLLTATTLASALLFSSAFAADTIKIGVAGPFTGANATFGEQVFSGVSAYVGDVNANGGINGKKIELVKGDDACEPKQAVAVANRFVDQDKVQAVIGHFCSSNTIPASEVYNDAGILEMTPSSTNPTVTDRGFDNLFRGCGRDDQQAVVAGSFILDTLKRDKIALIHDKDTYGQGLVDAVKKTIEARGVKPVMYEGLTRGERDFNALVTKIKSSGANAVYFGGLIPEGGPLIRQLKEQGVDVAVVSGDAFAQAELVAAAGGAQNLKNVYYSATPDPLADPSTQGVQDALKKANITPANYVLYGYANAQAVVAALKAGDELKAQADYLRNNTVDSAIGKITWDAKGDIKDFKFVFYNFDDKGSPVLVK; encoded by the coding sequence ATGAAATCCATCTCAACGCTTCTTACGGCGACCACGCTCGCCTCCGCCCTGCTCTTTTCCAGCGCTTTCGCAGCCGACACGATCAAGATCGGCGTCGCCGGCCCCTTTACCGGCGCCAATGCGACCTTCGGTGAGCAGGTGTTCAGCGGCGTCTCGGCCTATGTCGGCGACGTCAACGCCAATGGCGGCATCAACGGCAAGAAGATCGAACTGGTGAAGGGTGACGACGCTTGCGAACCGAAGCAGGCAGTGGCGGTCGCCAACCGTTTCGTCGACCAGGACAAGGTCCAGGCCGTGATCGGGCATTTCTGCTCGTCCAACACCATCCCGGCGTCCGAAGTCTACAATGACGCCGGCATCCTCGAAATGACGCCCTCCTCGACCAACCCGACCGTGACCGATCGCGGCTTCGATAATCTGTTCCGCGGCTGCGGCCGTGACGACCAGCAGGCCGTGGTGGCCGGCAGCTTCATTCTGGATACGCTGAAGCGGGACAAGATCGCCCTCATCCATGACAAGGACACTTATGGCCAGGGCCTGGTGGACGCCGTCAAGAAGACGATCGAAGCGCGCGGCGTAAAGCCGGTCATGTATGAGGGTCTCACCCGCGGCGAACGCGACTTCAATGCGCTCGTCACCAAGATCAAGAGCTCCGGTGCCAACGCCGTCTACTTCGGCGGGCTCATTCCCGAAGGCGGCCCGCTGATCCGCCAGTTGAAGGAGCAGGGTGTCGACGTGGCCGTCGTCAGCGGCGACGCCTTCGCCCAGGCAGAACTCGTCGCAGCCGCCGGCGGCGCTCAGAATCTGAAGAACGTCTACTATTCGGCGACACCGGATCCGCTGGCGGATCCGTCCACGCAGGGCGTCCAGGATGCGCTGAAGAAAGCCAATATTACGCCCGCCAACTACGTGCTCTACGGCTATGCCAATGCGCAGGCGGTCGTCGCCGCGCTGAAGGCCGGCGACGAGCTGAAGGCCCAGGCCGACTATCTTCGCAACAACACCGTCGATTCCGCCATCGGCAAGATCACCTGGGATGCGAAGGGCGACATCAAGGACTTCAAGTTCGTCTTCTACAATTTCGACGACAAGGGAAGCCCTGTTTTGGTGAAGTAA
- a CDS encoding hydantoinase B/oxoprolinase family protein — protein MNKSMIDIHMQVMWNRLISVVEEQAQTLIRTAFSTSVREAGDLSAGVFDLDGRMLAQAVTGTPGHVNAMAESVAHFIADIGPENIFEGDVYITNDPWKGTGHLHDITVVTPSFHRGKLVGYFASTAHVVDVGGRGFGPDAREVYEEGIFIPIMKFFERGELNRTLIHIVRNNVRESDKVVGDFYALAACNETGHRRLIDMLTEFNLSDLSTIGTFILKHSREATLERLRNLPHGAWSYSLDLDGYDEPVHLAARLSIGPEGIVVDFDGTSGMSKFGINVPLVYAKAYACYGIKCVVAPEIPNNAASLAPFDVVAPEGCILNAKRPAPVAVRHVLGHFVPDLVLGALHQALPGQVPAEGASALWNLHMSVRPLSDQIGGKGAEILMFNSGGSGARASLDGLNATAFPSGVHTMPIEATENVGPVIVWRKELREGSGGAGGQRGGLGQMIEIEAAEGFSFRFSAMFDRLGHPARGRDGGLDGAAGAVALDDGTVLKGKGLQFVPEGRRLVLSLPGGGGYGDPAARPSEAVEHDLRHGYITEEQAGAYGRSRTQGGKV, from the coding sequence ATGAACAAATCCATGATCGATATCCATATGCAGGTCATGTGGAACCGGCTGATTTCCGTCGTCGAGGAGCAGGCGCAGACGCTGATCCGCACGGCCTTCTCCACCTCCGTCCGCGAGGCGGGCGATCTGTCGGCCGGCGTTTTCGACCTCGACGGCCGCATGCTGGCGCAGGCGGTGACCGGTACGCCCGGCCACGTCAATGCGATGGCGGAATCCGTCGCGCATTTCATTGCCGATATCGGGCCGGAGAATATCTTCGAAGGCGACGTCTACATCACCAACGATCCGTGGAAGGGGACGGGCCACCTGCACGACATCACCGTCGTCACGCCCTCCTTCCATCGCGGCAAGCTGGTCGGTTATTTCGCCTCGACCGCCCATGTCGTCGATGTCGGCGGCCGCGGGTTCGGCCCGGATGCGCGCGAGGTCTATGAAGAAGGCATCTTCATCCCGATCATGAAGTTCTTCGAGCGCGGCGAGTTGAACCGGACGCTGATCCACATCGTCCGCAACAATGTGCGCGAAAGCGACAAGGTCGTCGGCGACTTCTATGCGCTCGCCGCCTGCAACGAGACCGGCCATCGCCGGCTCATCGACATGCTGACGGAATTCAATCTCTCCGACTTGTCGACGATCGGCACCTTCATCCTCAAGCACAGCCGCGAGGCCACGCTGGAGCGGCTGAGGAACCTTCCGCATGGCGCCTGGAGCTACAGCCTCGATCTCGACGGCTATGACGAGCCGGTGCATCTGGCAGCCAGGCTCAGCATCGGTCCCGAGGGCATCGTCGTCGATTTCGACGGCACCTCCGGCATGAGCAAGTTCGGCATCAACGTGCCGCTCGTCTATGCAAAGGCCTATGCCTGCTACGGCATCAAATGCGTGGTGGCGCCTGAGATTCCGAACAATGCGGCCTCTCTCGCCCCCTTCGACGTGGTGGCGCCTGAAGGCTGCATCCTCAACGCCAAGCGGCCGGCGCCGGTCGCGGTGCGCCACGTCCTCGGCCATTTCGTGCCGGATCTCGTTTTGGGCGCGCTGCATCAGGCGCTCCCGGGCCAGGTGCCGGCCGAAGGCGCGAGCGCGCTCTGGAATCTGCATATGAGCGTGCGCCCGCTTTCCGACCAGATCGGCGGCAAGGGCGCGGAAATCCTGATGTTCAATTCCGGCGGTTCCGGTGCGCGTGCCTCGCTCGACGGCTTGAACGCCACCGCCTTTCCGAGCGGCGTGCACACGATGCCGATCGAGGCGACGGAGAATGTCGGCCCGGTGATCGTCTGGCGCAAGGAACTGCGCGAGGGTTCAGGAGGAGCGGGCGGGCAGCGCGGCGGTCTCGGCCAGATGATCGAGATCGAGGCGGCCGAAGGCTTCAGCTTCCGTTTCTCCGCCATGTTCGACAGGCTCGGCCATCCCGCGCGCGGTCGTGACGGCGGATTGGACGGCGCGGCCGGCGCCGTTGCGCTCGATGACGGCACGGTTCTCAAGGGCAAGGGGCTGCAGTTCGTGCCGGAAGGCCGCCGCCTCGTTCTCTCGCTTCCGGGCGGCGGCGGTTACGGCGATCCGGCCGCCCGCCCGAGTGAGGCGGTCGAACACGATCTCAGGCATGGATACATCACCGAAGAACAGGCTGGCGCCTACGGCCGGAGCCGGACCCAGGGAGGCAAGGTATGA
- a CDS encoding pyridoxal phosphate-dependent aminotransferase translates to MNMIAFESARVATIKSSPSMAVSMAAKAMRAKGEHVIDLSLGEPDFDTPAHIVEAAIEAMKRGFTRYTAPDGLPELRQSIVAKFKRENGLDYAMDEISIGNGAKQILFNAFLATLEPGDEVVVPAPYWVSYTDIVILHGGVPKVVACGVEDAFKITPERLEAAITPRTRWFLFNSPSNPTGAIYTADELRALGAVLARHPHVAIMSDEIYEHIVCADVPFTSFAVACPELKERTLIINGVSKAYAMTGWRLGYAAGPKQLTKTLNKLQSQSTTCPSSITQVAAAAALDGPQDFVTTAVAEYKARGQLVAKGFAAIPGLEVRAPEGAFYLFPKCAGYIGRTAPDGTRISNDTELASYLLKEGKVATVPGAAFGVEPYIRLSFATSRENLAIAIERTADALARLR, encoded by the coding sequence ATGAATATGATTGCATTCGAAAGCGCGCGTGTCGCGACGATCAAGTCCTCGCCCTCCATGGCGGTCTCCATGGCCGCCAAGGCAATGCGGGCCAAGGGAGAGCATGTCATCGACCTGTCGCTCGGCGAGCCCGATTTCGATACGCCCGCTCACATCGTCGAAGCTGCGATCGAGGCGATGAAGCGCGGCTTCACGCGCTATACGGCGCCGGACGGCCTGCCGGAACTGCGCCAGTCTATCGTCGCCAAGTTCAAGCGCGAAAACGGCCTCGACTATGCCATGGACGAAATCTCCATCGGCAACGGCGCCAAGCAGATCCTCTTCAACGCTTTCCTCGCCACCTTGGAGCCCGGCGACGAAGTGGTCGTGCCGGCGCCCTACTGGGTCTCCTACACCGACATCGTCATCCTGCATGGCGGCGTGCCGAAGGTCGTTGCCTGCGGCGTCGAGGATGCCTTCAAGATCACGCCGGAACGCCTCGAAGCGGCGATTACGCCAAGGACGCGCTGGTTCCTGTTCAACTCGCCATCGAACCCGACCGGCGCGATCTACACGGCGGACGAGTTGAGGGCGCTGGGCGCGGTGCTGGCGCGCCATCCCCATGTCGCCATCATGTCGGACGAGATCTACGAGCATATCGTCTGCGCCGACGTGCCGTTTACCTCCTTCGCCGTCGCCTGCCCGGAGCTGAAAGAGCGCACGCTGATCATCAACGGCGTTTCGAAGGCCTATGCGATGACGGGATGGCGCCTCGGCTATGCGGCTGGTCCGAAGCAATTGACCAAGACCTTGAACAAGCTCCAGTCGCAGAGCACGACCTGCCCGTCCTCCATCACCCAGGTCGCGGCCGCTGCCGCCCTCGACGGCCCTCAAGACTTCGTCACGACGGCGGTTGCTGAATATAAGGCGCGCGGCCAACTTGTCGCCAAGGGTTTCGCCGCGATACCGGGCCTCGAAGTGCGGGCGCCCGAAGGCGCCTTCTACCTCTTCCCCAAATGCGCCGGCTATATCGGCAGGACGGCGCCTGACGGCACCCGGATTTCCAACGATACGGAACTGGCCTCCTATCTCCTGAAAGAGGGGAAGGTCGCCACCGTCCCCGGTGCCGCTTTCGGCGTCGAGCCCTATATCCGCCTTTCGTTCGCAACATCGCGCGAAAATCTCGCCATTGCCATCGAGCGCACCGCCGATGCGCTGGCCAGACTTCGCTAA
- a CDS encoding branched-chain amino acid ABC transporter permease LivH (LivHMGF is the membrane component of the LIV-I/LS branched-chain amino acid transporter) — MDFYILVQQLFNGITLGTIYGLIAVGYTMVYGVIRMINFAHGDVYMVSAYIAAITLAVLAYFGVQSVPFALISVLVISCAITAVYGWVIERVAYRPLRGSTKLAPLISAIGISLMLQSYVQIAQGARDQGVPTLIQGAFRIGNETHFAQITYMQTVILFASLIAMGLLTYVINYTRIGRECRATQQNIRISAILGVNTDRIISTVFVMGAATAAVGGTLVTFNYGSFNFFIGFVMGIKAFTAAVLGGIGSLPGAVLGGIVLGLTEALFAGYVSTDYKDVFAFALLITLLFFRPYGLLGRPEIQKV; from the coding sequence ATGGACTTTTACATCCTGGTTCAACAATTATTCAACGGCATCACGCTCGGGACGATCTACGGCCTGATCGCGGTCGGATACACCATGGTCTACGGCGTCATCCGGATGATCAACTTCGCCCATGGCGACGTCTACATGGTATCGGCCTATATCGCCGCCATCACCCTTGCCGTGCTTGCTTATTTCGGCGTCCAGTCGGTTCCCTTCGCCTTGATATCCGTGCTGGTGATCAGCTGCGCAATCACCGCCGTTTATGGCTGGGTGATCGAGCGCGTGGCCTATCGACCGCTTCGCGGCTCGACCAAGCTTGCTCCGCTCATCTCGGCGATCGGCATCTCGCTCATGCTGCAGAGCTACGTCCAGATCGCCCAGGGCGCGCGCGACCAGGGCGTACCGACGCTGATCCAGGGAGCGTTCCGGATCGGCAACGAAACTCACTTCGCGCAGATCACCTATATGCAGACGGTCATCCTGTTCGCCTCGCTGATCGCCATGGGTTTGCTCACCTATGTGATCAACTACACGAGGATCGGCCGCGAGTGCCGCGCCACCCAGCAGAATATCCGCATCTCGGCGATCCTGGGGGTCAATACCGACCGGATCATCTCGACGGTGTTCGTCATGGGCGCAGCGACCGCCGCCGTTGGTGGAACGCTGGTCACCTTCAATTACGGGTCTTTCAACTTCTTCATCGGCTTCGTCATGGGCATCAAGGCCTTCACGGCCGCGGTTCTCGGCGGAATCGGCTCGCTGCCGGGTGCTGTGCTCGGCGGCATCGTCCTCGGCCTGACGGAGGCGCTGTTCGCCGGCTATGTCAGCACCGACTACAAGGACGTCTTCGCCTTCGCGCTGCTCATCACCCTTCTGTTTTTCCGACCGTATGGCCTGCTTGGCCGTCCTGAAATCCAGAAAGTCTGA
- a CDS encoding ABC transporter ATP-binding protein, producing the protein MSKTILDVQNVTMRFGGIVANRNVSFTVERGAVTALIGPNGAGKTTMFNCITGFYRASEGRIILNGRDGPADIGELVTKPITGGSHLVTRAGIARTFQNIRLFKEMSVIENLLVAQHLATRNNILSGVFRTPTFRKAEDEAVDRAYHWLRQMNLAEDANRLAGELPYGRQRRVEIARAMCTSPSLICLDEPAAGLNPSETRDLAEVIQRLCADHDQTVLVIEHDMGLVMRISNHIVVLDHGEVISDGTPEHVANDPAVVAAYLGVSEEEVHA; encoded by the coding sequence ATGAGCAAAACCATCCTCGACGTACAGAACGTCACGATGCGTTTCGGCGGCATCGTCGCCAACCGGAACGTCAGCTTCACCGTCGAACGCGGCGCGGTGACCGCGCTGATCGGCCCGAACGGCGCCGGCAAGACGACGATGTTCAACTGCATCACCGGCTTCTATCGCGCCAGCGAAGGCCGCATCATCCTGAACGGGCGCGATGGCCCGGCCGATATCGGCGAGCTGGTGACGAAACCGATCACCGGCGGCTCGCACCTCGTCACCCGCGCCGGGATCGCCCGGACGTTCCAGAACATCCGCCTGTTCAAGGAAATGTCCGTCATCGAGAACCTTCTGGTCGCCCAGCACCTCGCGACCCGCAACAATATTCTGAGCGGCGTTTTCCGCACCCCGACCTTCCGCAAGGCCGAAGACGAGGCAGTCGACCGCGCCTATCATTGGCTGAGACAGATGAATCTTGCCGAGGACGCCAACCGCCTTGCCGGCGAGCTGCCCTATGGCCGGCAGCGCCGCGTCGAGATCGCCCGCGCCATGTGCACGAGCCCGAGCCTCATATGCCTCGACGAACCGGCCGCCGGCCTGAACCCCTCGGAAACCCGGGATCTTGCGGAGGTCATCCAGCGGCTCTGCGCCGACCACGACCAGACGGTGCTCGTCATCGAGCATGACATGGGCCTCGTCATGCGCATTTCAAACCACATCGTCGTGCTCGATCATGGCGAGGTCATCTCCGACGGCACGCCTGAACACGTCGCCAACGATCCGGCCGTCGTCGCGGCCTATCTCGGCGTCAGCGAAGAGGAGGTCCATGCATGA
- a CDS encoding NAD(P)-dependent oxidoreductase encodes MTDYQRTLLTGAAGALGTQLRESGTRLGKIVRLSARKPCENLAPHEEDVPADLSDFDAVLKAVEGCDAIIHMGGQGLEASWNTILNANIVGSYNIYEAARQHGVKRIVYASSVHAIGFYERTETIDGNAPTRPDSLYGVSKTFVENLGRYYFDKFGIETVSLRIGSSFPEPTDRRHLITWLSYRDCRQLVEKSLSAERVGFMVAYGMSDNSRAFWDNRTAASLGYKPEDSADDYEEKVFAKTQQGDPNDPAVRFQGGSFAAAGHFEDEKK; translated from the coding sequence ATGACCGATTATCAGCGCACGCTTCTTACCGGCGCGGCTGGCGCTCTCGGAACCCAGCTGCGCGAATCCGGAACAAGGCTCGGCAAGATCGTCAGGCTGTCGGCGCGCAAACCCTGCGAAAACCTTGCTCCGCACGAGGAGGATGTTCCGGCTGATCTTTCCGATTTCGACGCCGTCTTGAAAGCGGTGGAGGGCTGCGACGCCATCATCCATATGGGCGGCCAGGGGCTGGAAGCGTCCTGGAACACCATTCTCAACGCCAATATCGTCGGCAGCTACAACATTTATGAGGCGGCCCGGCAGCACGGCGTCAAGCGTATCGTCTATGCCAGCTCCGTTCACGCTATCGGTTTTTACGAGCGCACCGAGACGATCGACGGCAACGCGCCAACCCGCCCCGACAGCCTCTACGGCGTGTCGAAGACCTTCGTCGAAAACCTCGGCCGCTATTATTTCGACAAGTTCGGCATCGAGACGGTCAGTCTGCGCATCGGCTCCTCCTTCCCGGAGCCGACGGACCGGCGCCATCTCATCACCTGGCTTTCCTATCGCGATTGCCGCCAGCTCGTCGAAAAGAGCCTGTCGGCCGAACGCGTCGGCTTCATGGTCGCCTATGGCATGTCCGACAACAGCCGGGCTTTCTGGGACAACCGTACGGCGGCTTCCCTCGGTTACAAGCCGGAAGACAGCGCCGACGACTACGAAGAAAAGGTCTTCGCGAAGACACAGCAGGGCGATCCCAACGATCCGGCCGTGCGCTTCCAGGGCGGCAGCTTTGCCGCCGCCGGCCATTTCGAAGACGAGAAGAAGTGA
- a CDS encoding hydantoinase/oxoprolinase family protein, translating to MSSTPRNCRVGVDIGGTFTDIALDLDGTLHSTKILTDYTAPERAILKGVKSVAEMAGIALSEIGILIHGTTLATNALIERRGARTAFVTTEGFRDVLEMRTENRFEQYDLNISLPPALIARADRFVIRERIDATGKVLLDLDEASVAAAVGKIAAGGYESVAIGFIHAYANGAHEIAVRDAILKRLPDISVSISSEVSPQMREFERFNTVCANAYVKPAIKSYLDRLVVSLKEIGVGCPVFMIHSGGGIVSVESASEFPVRLVESGPAGGAIFAADIARQYGLDTVLSFDMGGTTAKICLIENQVPKTAKTFEVARTYRFRKGSGMPISIPVVEMVEIGAGGGSIASVDGMRQIRVGPHSAASEPGPACYQRGGKNPTVTDADLILGKLDPDNFAGGAIPLSIEASRKAMSDDIGAVIGLDPEASAYGTCEMVDENMANAGRVHTVENGKNISDFTMITFGGAGPLHAARLCEKMGISTFLVPPGAGVGSAIGFLKAPFGYESVRSAVFNPSHFEYAEANRLLETMKAEALGFVEGGLDAGAPVIERTLFMRYAGQGWDIPVPLAEDNFDSTSAEAIAAAFEREYERFFGRAIEGLDIEIVSWSVKASSPLPPVERIPSVAEGGVVPPVKTRRLFEASQGAYLDAGIHERTTLRPGDVVKGPAVIVERETSAVLTASFKAIVQHDGCLLVTRI from the coding sequence GTGAGCAGCACGCCACGAAACTGCCGGGTGGGCGTCGATATCGGCGGCACCTTTACGGATATCGCTCTCGACCTCGATGGGACGCTTCACTCGACGAAGATATTGACCGATTATACGGCGCCGGAGCGGGCGATCCTGAAGGGCGTCAAATCCGTCGCCGAGATGGCGGGCATCGCCCTTTCGGAGATCGGCATCCTTATCCACGGCACAACGCTTGCCACCAACGCTCTCATCGAGCGGCGCGGCGCCAGGACCGCTTTCGTGACGACCGAAGGGTTTCGCGATGTGCTGGAGATGCGCACCGAGAACCGTTTCGAACAATATGATCTCAATATTTCCCTGCCGCCGGCGCTGATCGCCCGCGCCGACCGCTTCGTCATACGCGAGCGTATCGATGCTACCGGCAAGGTCCTGCTCGATCTGGACGAGGCCTCGGTCGCCGCAGCCGTCGGGAAGATTGCGGCGGGCGGCTATGAAAGTGTCGCGATCGGCTTCATTCATGCCTATGCCAACGGCGCGCATGAAATTGCCGTCCGCGATGCGATCCTGAAGCGGCTTCCCGATATTTCCGTTTCGATCTCGTCGGAAGTTTCGCCGCAGATGCGCGAGTTCGAGCGCTTCAACACGGTCTGCGCCAATGCCTATGTTAAGCCGGCGATCAAATCCTATCTCGACCGTCTCGTCGTGTCGCTGAAGGAGATCGGCGTCGGCTGCCCGGTCTTTATGATCCACTCCGGCGGTGGGATCGTTTCGGTCGAGAGCGCCTCCGAATTTCCGGTGCGCCTCGTCGAATCCGGTCCTGCGGGCGGCGCGATTTTTGCGGCCGACATCGCCCGCCAATATGGCCTCGATACAGTTCTGTCCTTCGACATGGGCGGCACGACCGCGAAGATCTGCCTGATCGAAAACCAGGTGCCGAAGACAGCAAAGACTTTCGAGGTCGCGCGCACCTATCGCTTCCGCAAGGGATCCGGCATGCCGATTTCCATCCCTGTCGTCGAAATGGTGGAAATCGGCGCGGGCGGCGGTTCGATCGCTTCGGTCGACGGCATGCGCCAGATCCGCGTCGGGCCGCATTCGGCTGCCTCCGAGCCGGGGCCGGCCTGTTATCAGCGCGGCGGCAAGAATCCGACGGTAACCGACGCGGACCTGATCCTCGGTAAGCTCGATCCCGATAATTTCGCCGGCGGCGCCATCCCGCTTTCCATCGAGGCGAGCCGTAAGGCGATGAGCGACGATATCGGCGCAGTCATCGGCCTCGACCCGGAAGCTTCCGCCTACGGCACCTGCGAGATGGTGGATGAGAACATGGCAAATGCCGGCCGCGTCCATACCGTCGAGAACGGAAAGAACATTTCCGATTTCACCATGATCACCTTCGGCGGCGCAGGCCCGCTGCATGCCGCGCGGCTCTGCGAAAAGATGGGGATCTCGACCTTCCTCGTGCCACCCGGCGCCGGCGTCGGTTCAGCGATCGGCTTCCTCAAGGCGCCGTTCGGCTATGAATCGGTCCGCAGCGCCGTCTTCAACCCGTCGCATTTCGAATATGCCGAGGCCAACCGGCTGCTGGAAACCATGAAGGCTGAAGCGCTCGGCTTCGTCGAAGGCGGTCTCGACGCCGGGGCTCCGGTCATCGAACGCACGCTCTTCATGCGCTATGCCGGGCAGGGCTGGGACATTCCGGTGCCGCTTGCTGAAGACAACTTCGATTCAACGAGCGCTGAAGCGATCGCAGCCGCGTTCGAGCGTGAATATGAGCGCTTCTTCGGTCGTGCCATCGAAGGTTTGGATATCGAGATCGTCAGTTGGTCGGTCAAGGCGAGTTCGCCGCTGCCGCCGGTCGAGCGCATCCCTTCCGTCGCCGAAGGCGGTGTCGTGCCGCCGGTCAAGACCCGCCGCCTGTTCGAGGCCTCGCAGGGCGCCTATCTCGACGCCGGCATTCACGAGCGGACCACGCTGAGGCCGGGCGACGTCGTCAAGGGTCCCGCCGTCATCGTCGAGCGCGAGACATCGGCGGTCCTTACCGCCTCCTTCAAGGCCATCGTCCAGCACGACGGCTGCCTGCTCGTAACCCGGATCTGA
- the livM gene encoding high-affinity branched-chain amino acid ABC transporter permease LivM, whose translation MEPNRLHTLLKQALLTFTVSIILFGPISGLVLDGFSFTNELTRALLLAAIVTVGRSALSLFQMSSLGRKFSLRMAGNSAGVTVMNGKERSPMLVLALLFVAGLSLPFFADKYFLGIAILALIYCLLGLGLNIVVGLAGLLDLGYVAFYAVGAYLLALGSQYLGLGFWSALILAPFLAGLCGMVLAFPVLKMHGDYLAIVTLGFGEIIRLVLNNWLEFTGGPNGAPVPPPTFFGLEFTRTAKQGGVPIHEYLGIPYSADYKFWFLYFVLFLVVCFVIYAVERLRVIPLGRMWEALREDEIACRSLGVNHVFTKLTAFMLGASTGGLAGVFFAAQQGFVNPTSFTFFESALILAIVVLGGLGSTAGVIAAALVLTILPELLREFAEYRVLVFGILMVVMMIWKPRGLVRIKRPAFFPSTMEEGVGSALSFPSKAEAGR comes from the coding sequence ATGGAACCCAATCGCCTTCACACGCTCCTCAAACAAGCGCTCCTCACCTTCACGGTCTCCATCATCTTGTTCGGCCCGATCTCGGGACTGGTGCTCGACGGATTTTCTTTCACCAACGAACTGACGCGGGCGCTGCTGCTCGCCGCCATTGTCACGGTGGGCCGATCGGCGCTCTCGCTATTTCAGATGAGCAGCCTCGGTCGAAAGTTCAGCCTGCGCATGGCAGGCAACAGCGCCGGCGTGACCGTCATGAACGGCAAGGAACGGTCGCCGATGCTCGTCCTTGCCCTGTTGTTTGTCGCAGGGCTGAGCCTGCCGTTTTTTGCCGACAAATATTTCCTAGGCATTGCGATCCTCGCGCTGATCTACTGCCTGCTCGGCCTGGGGCTAAACATCGTCGTCGGGCTTGCCGGCCTGCTGGACCTCGGCTACGTCGCCTTCTACGCCGTCGGCGCCTATCTACTGGCGCTCGGATCGCAATATCTTGGCCTGGGATTCTGGAGCGCGCTGATCCTTGCCCCGTTCCTCGCCGGCCTTTGCGGCATGGTTCTCGCCTTTCCCGTCCTCAAGATGCATGGCGATTACCTTGCTATCGTCACGCTCGGCTTCGGTGAAATCATCCGCCTGGTGCTGAACAACTGGCTTGAGTTCACCGGCGGCCCCAACGGCGCTCCGGTTCCGCCGCCGACCTTCTTCGGCCTCGAATTCACCCGCACGGCCAAACAGGGCGGCGTGCCCATTCATGAATATCTGGGCATCCCCTACAGTGCGGATTACAAGTTCTGGTTCCTCTATTTCGTGCTGTTTCTCGTCGTCTGCTTCGTTATCTACGCGGTGGAGCGGCTGCGCGTCATACCGCTCGGCCGCATGTGGGAAGCACTGCGCGAAGACGAGATCGCCTGCCGTTCGCTCGGCGTCAATCACGTCTTCACCAAGCTCACCGCCTTCATGCTCGGCGCTTCCACCGGCGGGCTGGCCGGCGTCTTCTTCGCCGCACAACAGGGTTTCGTGAACCCGACATCCTTCACCTTTTTCGAATCCGCGCTGATCCTGGCAATCGTCGTGCTCGGCGGCCTGGGATCGACGGCAGGCGTCATCGCCGCGGCTCTGGTCCTCACCATTCTTCCCGAGCTCCTGCGCGAGTTCGCCGAATACCGGGTGCTGGTCTTCGGCATTCTGATGGTCGTCATGATGATCTGGAAGCCGCGCGGGCTAGTCCGCATCAAGCGCCCGGCTTTCTTTCCGAGCACGATGGAAGAAGGCGTCGGCAGCGCACTGTCCTTCCCGAGCAAGGCAGAGGCGGGGCGATGA
- a CDS encoding ABC transporter ATP-binding protein, with protein sequence MSQPSDTPVPLLEFADVHAHYGPIEALKAINVHISAGEIVSLIGANGAGKTTLLSSIFGAPRASSGRILHRGEDISRMPTNRISRRGIALVPEGRQIYQEMSVEENMMMGTTPIGMAWFEEDRNIMFELFPRLKERRNQTAGTMSGGEQQMLAIARAMMARPELILFDEPSLGLAPLIVKRVFEVLGEIAAMGKTIFLVEQNANHALKLSQRAYVMVNGRIHLSGDSASLLDNQDVRKAYLGLH encoded by the coding sequence ATGAGCCAGCCATCCGACACGCCGGTGCCGCTTCTAGAATTCGCCGACGTTCATGCCCATTACGGTCCGATCGAAGCGCTGAAGGCCATCAACGTTCATATCTCCGCCGGTGAAATCGTCAGCCTGATCGGCGCGAACGGAGCCGGCAAGACCACGCTGCTGTCCTCCATTTTCGGCGCGCCGCGCGCCTCGTCGGGCAGGATATTGCATCGCGGCGAAGACATCTCCCGCATGCCAACCAACAGGATTTCCCGACGCGGCATAGCGCTCGTTCCCGAGGGGCGTCAGATCTATCAGGAAATGTCGGTCGAAGAGAACATGATGATGGGCACGACGCCGATCGGCATGGCCTGGTTCGAAGAGGACCGGAACATCATGTTCGAGCTCTTCCCGCGCCTCAAGGAGCGCCGGAACCAGACCGCCGGCACGATGTCGGGCGGCGAACAGCAGATGCTCGCCATCGCCCGCGCGATGATGGCGCGGCCGGAGCTGATCCTGTTCGACGAACCGTCGCTGGGTCTGGCGCCGCTGATCGTCAAGCGGGTTTTCGAAGTCCTGGGAGAGATCGCGGCGATGGGCAAGACCATCTTTCTCGTCGAGCAGAACGCCAACCATGCTCTGAAGCTCTCTCAGCGCGCCTATGTCATGGTCAACGGCCGTATCCATCTCTCCGGCGACAGCGCCTCGCTTCTCGACAACCAAGACGTCCGCAAAGCCTATCTCGGACTGCACTGA